A single region of the Diadema setosum chromosome 14, eeDiaSeto1, whole genome shotgun sequence genome encodes:
- the LOC140237994 gene encoding DNA replication licensing factor MCM6-like translates to MDVADQRTGITQVKDDVAETCQKLFQNFLEEFTVEDDVKYLRDVQELIRPERNTLTVSFEDIQAHNQQLATTIQEEYYRVYSHLCRAVRNFARDHTQVPPNKEFYIAFDDVPTRHKVREMTTAKIGSLIRISGQVVRTHPVHPELVSGTFVCLDCQTQIKDVEQQFKFTQPTICRNPVCSNRSRFMLDTNKSRFVDFQKVRIQETQAELPRGSIPRSVEIILRAEAVELPQAGDKCDFTGTLIVVPDVSTLSMPGARAETAARGKGTEGYDQEGVRGLKALGVRDLSYRLAFLACNVTASNPRFGGRDMRGEEMTAEAIKKQMTDQEWQKVYEMSQDKNLYHNLITSLFPTIHGNDEVKRGILLMMFGGVPKTTMEGTSLRGDINVCVVGDPSTAKSQLLKCVEEFSPRAVYTSGKASSAAGLTAAVVKDEETSEFVIEAGALMLADNGVCCIDEFDKMDIKDQVAIHEAMEQQTISITKAGVKATLNARTSILAAANPIGGRYDRTKPLKQNIQMTAPIMSRFDLFFILVDECNEVTDYAIARRIVDLHARRQECVERHYSVEDMQRYLMFARQFKPTITKESQDFMVDEYRRLRQRDSSGATMSSWRITVRQLESMIRLSEGMARLHCQDEVQPKHVKEAFRLLNKSIIRVEQPVINFEEEEDDGPAVDDETEKAAESMETDTPPTQEQESADTDADSPAKKKGLHMSFEEYKMTSNLLVLYMRQQEEKEEEGFEGVRRSDVVNWYLKEMEEEIESEEELVEKKTKVEKVIYRLIHRDHIIIELAKTGLKRKKGVAEGEGEEEVVEEDPLLVVHPNFTIED, encoded by the exons ATGGATGTTGCAGATCAACGGACGGGTATCACTCAAGTCAAAGACGATGTGGCTGAAACGTGTCAAAAGTTATTTCAAAACTTCCTGGAAGA GTTCACAGTGGAGGATGATGTGAAGTACCTGAGGGACGTTCAGGAGCTGATCCGACCCGAGAGGAACACACTCACTGTCAGCTTTGAGGACATCCAGGCACACAACCAACAACTGGCCACCACCATTCAGGAAGAATACTACAG AGTGTATTCCCACCTGTGCCGGGCAGTGCGGAATTTCGCCCGAGACCACACCCAGGTTCCACCCAACAAGGAATTCTACATTGCCTTCGATGATGTGCCTACCAGACATAA GGTGCGTGAAATGACTACAGCCAAGATCGGCTCTCTGATCCGTATCAGCGGTCAGGTGGTTCGGACTCACCCAGTCCACCCCGAACTGGTCAGCGGGACATTCGTCTGTCTGGACTGCCAGACTCAAATCAAGGATGTTGAGCAGCAGTTTAAGTTTACTCAG CCCACGATCTGCAGGAATCCGGTGTGCTCGAACCGATCGCGCTTCATGCTGGACACCAACAAGTCACGCTTTGTGGACTTTCAGAAGGTTCGGATCCAGGAGACGCAGGCAGAGCTTCCCAGGGGAAGTATTCCACGCAG TGTGGAAATCATACTGCGAGCAGAAGCTGTTGAGCTTCCTCAAGCTGGTGATAAATGTGACTTTACTGGAACACTCATTGTCGTGCCCGATGTGTCAACACTGTCCATGCCAG GTGCCAGGGCAGAGACTGCAGCCCGCGGCAAAGGCACGGAGGGCTACGACCAGGAAGGCGTGAGGGGGCTGAAGGCCCTCGGGGTCCGGGACCTGTCCTACAGACTGGCCTTCCTTGCCTGCAACGTCACAGCCTCCAACCCGAGG TTTGGAGGACGCGACATGCGAGGAGAGGAGATGACTGCTGAGGCCATCAAGAAGCAGATGACTGACCAGGAGTGGCAGAAGGTGTACGAGATGAGCCAGGATAAGAACCTGTACCACAACCTCATCACCAGTCTCTTCCCGACCATCCACG GAAATGATGAGGTGAAGCGAGGAATTCTGCTCATGATGTTTGGTGGAGTCCCCAAGACGACCATGGAGGGTACCAGTCTCCGTGGCGACATCAACGTCTGCGTCGTCGGAGATCCAAGCACGGCCAAGAGTCAACTTCTCAA GTGTGTCGAGGAGTTCAGCCCACGTGCTGTGTACACCAGCGGCAAGGCCAGCTCGGCCGCCGGTCTGACCGCTGCAGTGGTCAAGGATGAAGAGACGTCCGAGTTTGTGATTGAAGCTGGTGCTCTGATGCTAGCAGACAAT GGTGTGTGCTGCATCGATGAGTTTGATAAGATGGACATCAAAGATCAGGTAGCCATTCACGAGGCCATGGAGCAACAGACGATCTCTATCACCAAGGCTGGAGTGAAG GCCACCCTGAATGCTCGCACGTCCATCCTGGCCGCAGCCAACCCCATCGGTGGTCGGTATGACCGCACTAAGCCTCTCAAGCAGAACATCCAGATGACCGCTCCCATCATGTCCCGATTCGATCTCTTCTTCATTCTGGTGGATGAATGCAATGAG GTGACAGATTACGCCATCGCAAGGCGAATCGTGGATCTCCACGCCCGGCGACAGGAGTGTGTGGAGAGGCACTACTCCGTGGAGGACATGCAGCGGTACCTCATGTTTGCCAGGCAGTTCAAGCCCACG ATAACGAAGGAGTCTCAGGACTTCATGGTGGATGAATATCGTCGACTGAGGCAGCGAGACAGCTCGGGGGCCACAATGTCATCATGGCGAATCACGGTGCGACAGCTGGAGAGCATGATCCGACTCTCGGAGGGCATGGCCAGGCTGCACTGCCAGGACGAG GTCCAACCCAAGCATGTGAAGGAGGCCTTCCGTCTCCTCAATAAGTCCATCATCCGGGTGGAGCAACCTGTCATCAACtttgaggaggaggaagatgatggTCCAGCAGTCG ATGATGAGACAGAAAAGGCAGCTGAATCCATGGAGACGGACACTCCGCCCACCCAGGAACAGGAGTCGGCCGACACGGACGCCGACAGCCCAGCCAAGAAGAAGGGACTTCACATGTCATTTGAAGAGTACAAGATGACCTCTAACCTCCTTGTGTTGTACATGAGGCagcaagaagaaaaagaag AGGAAGGCTTTGAGGGTGTGCGAAGGAGCGATGTTGTCAATTGGTATCTCAAAGAGATGGAAGAGGAGATTGAGTCCGAGGAAGAGTTGGTGGAGAAGAAAACCAAGGTCGAGAAAGTCATCTACCGCCTCATTCACAGG gATCACATCATCATTGAGCTGGCCAAGACCGGACTGAAGAGGAAGAAGGGCGTGGCAGAGGgcgagggggaggaggaggtggtagAAGAGGACCCTCTTTTGGTGGTGCATCCAAACTTCACCATAGAGGACTAG